CAGCATAGAGCGCTTTAAGGTTATGGAAAGAAAGCTTTACAACGGCATCATGATGCCAAGCTTTATTTTAACCACTATAATGGGTCTATGGATGCTTCAGAGCTATGCCTGGGAGGTATACAGTAGCATGTATTGGCTTAAGACTAAGCTGTTTCTTGTGGCTATTCTTATAGCGTATCACTTTTACTGTGGGCATCTAGTCGGCGTTTTTGCGGCTGATAAAAATGATAAGTCTCATGTTTTTTTTAGGTGGTTTAATGAATTTCCAGTCGTTTTCCTGATTTCTATTATCATCCTCGCAGTCGTTAAACCTTTTTAAGGACTTTTATGAGTATTTCTGAAGATACAAAAGAATTAAATTCATATATTAATGAACGAGTTGATATTGATTCCGTTGCGACTTTTAAAGGGAATGAGCATATAGTCAAGCTTAAGCTTAAGTTTGATATTGAAAGCATTAGAGGGGCTCTTGATCATA
This sequence is a window from Candidatus Pseudothioglobus singularis PS1. Protein-coding genes within it:
- the hemJ gene encoding protoporphyrinogen oxidase HemJ, whose product is MLWVKAIHVFGFVSWMAGMFYLPRLFVYHSMAEDAISIERFKVMERKLYNGIMMPSFILTTIMGLWMLQSYAWEVYSSMYWLKTKLFLVAILIAYHFYCGHLVGVFAADKNDKSHVFFRWFNEFPVVFLISIIILAVVKPF